aaaaattttctgctcgctcgctgcgctcgctcgccaaaatttgtttaaaaaaagagaagaagataagaacaaaacgtgacgatgacgcggacaaaatgataatgtctattgtgttcactcatgtcattttatttttagcaggaaaaatgttacacggagcagcgactgcaatttcattcgttctgaagcgatcgccgattggatcaaaagaggacgccaacggtttcgaacatacggggaaggggggcgcaagaaaaaaatcaaaaaagataagaaaaaaaaaaacgtaatgatgacgcagaaatatacaaatttcggctcactcgctcgtactaatttagagtattttttcaagtcctcagtttgttggtataaatcgttatctataaggtcgtcactataattgtgagatttaataagcaaaaaatgacaagaattccatgttttgtaagctgaaatacaaaaattttcggctcgctcgctgcgctcgctcgccaaaatttatataaaaaaatataagaacaatacgtgatgatgacgaggacatttacaaatttcagcacactcgcgcgcactaatttagagtacttttttaagtcctcagttcttttggtataaatcgatatctataaggctgtcactatatcttgattagaattgtaagatttggtaagcaaaaaatgacaaaaattccatgttttgtaagctgaaatacaaaaattttcggctcgctcgctgcgctcgctcgccaaaatctatcaaaattcattacatttaaatcaccctcaaaaagatcccttttaagtgcttgaaaaagcatcatgcggactttgtttaaagtccctaccgggatggggtaggggttgaacactttttttcagaaattaggggcgcaattttcgtgcttgccccgggcgccgttttccctagatacgccactgtttgcAGCCCAATTCGAAAATGCccagagacagctagtaaccaaataacCTACTATAATTTAAcagataagaaataaccattccagtatgtatcttagtgtgcacagtgagacagatcaaatcaaataggaaaacatctgagcactataaagcctgaggtctgaatttgcactcaacttcttccaatggctaacggatgtttaatttttgaatttcactgacctccaaatttcacaaagaaaaccttcttagcatgatggttaatatgacatttgactgatattggagatgtttgcgaatcggatctactacctttaatattattaatctaaaatgattatttgaaagttcggaaatgctggaaatatcctaccacaaggaggcaaaatataaatggttcacatttacaattcattttgttttaaaaattttcttatttattttcgtttttgacaaactcgcataccaggcttcaggcctgctaacacGGGtctacaatagaaaaaataaaagttaaaacaacaccaggaaaatcactattgtcaattttgcggcgcgctacgcgcgcagagtctcgaacacaattaaactttgcaacttcctggcaaaatgagtttttactatttcctagatgaaataccgtaacgcgattgcatgcaacagacaaaaatacaaatttcctcgagactttaaaacgtcattaaaacagtcaaaattcacaatttgccgcgcgcttcgcgcgcaaattcttatacaacttttgtagttcggtcgtccaaagaaaaaaaaaatatatatagcgtgtgtgtgtgtgtgtgtgtgtgtgtgtgtcatcattggtattggtaccgaaggtccgtttttttagtgaccgcacccccccttgaaaaatcctggctacgggcctgacACAGCATTAGATACCGATGTTTGGTTGTTCAAATCTTTGATCTGATGATTTATGTCTTCAAAGAAGTGACAgtacgccttttttttttgtcatcatgttttgtctttgaaaaataaaagaggacGTCATGCTAAAATTGTGCTAAAATGAATTCTAATATATTGCATATTTTATGACAAAGCTTTCAAATGAGTAAAAACGATCAAAATGGAATAGATGTTAGCAAGAAGGTATGTCGGCTCCATGTATATGCTAGGTACAAAAAGGATTTATTTTTAACATCGATATTGCCGTTCAAAATCTCCAGGATTTGTAAActggtatgaaaaaaaaaaatgacttaaaGCTTACACAATTGAGAACCAAATGGCAGGAATAGATAACAGTTACGCATGAGAACTGTGAATCAAACGATATCAATTACACCTATGGAAGTAAAGCAGCTACATCAAACACATACCTATCATGAAACTCACAGTGACTGGACAAAATGGCAAAAGTTGATTTCAATGCATCTGTGAACACTACAGCTGTATTTTAGTCAGACACCAGCCAGTGCCAGCCGCttgtgtttctgtttttgtttttcgataACATCTGTAACAGTATTTTATTTAGACCGTGGAATATCTTCTATATCTAACTAACATGCACGTATAGGTTTGTATTTGTGCATTTATAATTCTTCATGCCGTGATGTTGTCCACCTAATTCACATTTATACCGTCACTAGCACTACAAAGCGTCTATTTAACTACGGATTTCATCCAAGTTTCCGTCAACGGCAGTGATAACAGATGATAAAGAAACATAAAAGCCCCGATAAGTCAATATACACCCGATTAAAAATGTGCATCGGCGAAAAATAACAAGTTTCCTCTTACCGGAAACCCGATGCCAGCCAGAAAGAGGAGCATCAGAAACTGGGGATAGTTCTCCAACCTGTGACACGAAACGAAACCTTGCGTCAATATAGAATTTAACAGAGCCGGAATACGGCACTGCAATTTGATATGAAACAACGTCCTCTGCGACGAAATGGCGCACAATGCTTGACAGTGATTACCAAGTCATTGGGAATATTAAAGACGAAATCCACCCAAAAATACCttaaaagaaagacaaaaatattccctacagaatgacacaaaaatgacaaaaatcgcaTAAGAAATAAGGGAcatataagattttgaaattttatataaaaaaaaagaaattcttgaccagtccttatgaatattcaaatgagcgagttgatgatgttataccatggagctactatcccgttagtagctccatggttatacCCTcactatttttcatatttttcatatatgttttattatattttaGCTATTATAAGTAACAGCATGTTTCCATACGAATATacatatcagagttaacatttgtttttatttttattttgggtggttttaagacaagttttctatctatatatacagttgaaatatgagatttttgtcatttatgcgtatgaaatgaagaagaaattgtgagagcatgacatcgtcaacttcctgatttgaatattcacaagggctggtcaagaaatgttttctgaaaaaaaaaattgaaatttcaaaatgtcatatcttccttatttctcacccgattttatcatttttgtatcattctgtagggaataGTTTCCTCTCTTTAGGTGAGGTTTATTCATTGTTTGGGTGGATTCCCTCTTTAACTACCGCACATATAAGTGTACCCGCTTTGTGAGTCACAGGCTTCCGAAAAGTTTGTTCCACTGGGATAACGGTGATCATGCAAAATCATCGCCAGCCTGCATCAAATCGAAGTTAATCTTGCACGCTTTGTGTAAACTGGACTTTGAAGTGAAAATAAACCGTTTAGCACAGCAGAATATTGCGGGAAACGTGTCACCCGTGACCTATGTCATTTAGAATGATTGCTCAGAGTATATGCAACGACGCTGTTGCTTCAAACACATTCAGTCAAATGACGAGTAGAAAGTCAGACTTTAAAGCTCTGGAAATCAATTTGTCCGATTCAAAGTGTCATCTAAACTCGTAATTGCTTATCGGATGATGaaagtcaaagaaaaataatctttGCATTCTCTACATTGAACttgataaattgaaattaaaaatcaagaatcagagcatactatttttccttttaataatagtgaggaggggaaaaaatccaCATTTCACACAATGACTAAAGCCAGGCTGACACTTGCACGATTTTGTGGCACGCATTGGCACGACTCGAGCCGTGCCAGTGCGCAAACTAGTCGTAAACTGGCGTGAAGTGTGCGTGAACCTAGAAGTCACGACGGGTTTACGCACACTTCACGCGAGTTTACGACTAGTTTGCGCATTGGCACGACTCGAGTAGATTGCGCACTGGCACGGCTCGAGTCGTGCCAATGCGTGCCACAAAATCGTGCAAGACGAGTGTCAGCCTGGCTTTAGTCATTGTGTGAAATGTGGATTGGCACGACTCGAGTCGTGCCAATGCGTGCCACAAAATCGTGCAAGTGTCAACCTAGCTTAAGAATAAagaattatgacgtcatgacgaACTGATGAATCAAATGATAGCGACGAAATTGTCAATATTGAGAGCAAAGTCCTTGGCTATGCTGCAATCGATGCGATGTTTTAATGAATAGTTCCTTGTTTACTGTACCACCACTtggaaaataatacaaatgaaaaaagaaaccgTCCCAACCCCATTTAATTTTACATCGAACTGAGAAGCTTTCGGGCATCTAGACAGACAGCAGTACTAACAAATTGAACACTCGAAGGTTCTACGAACTTGGGCGTGGAGCGATCACAGAACTTGAGATCAAAAGGGTATGAGATTATGGTCGTTTAGATATGGCCGGAGGGAGCGTTGAAGAATTATAATGATAAACTTATTGTAATTACGTGTTTTGGTGGGCCCTCTGGTAGCAATTGAAGAGCATATTATCCGGGCTGTACATCATGGGATACTgtaagagagaagagaaaagggGTCAGAATCAAAGAAGGTCAGATATACTCGAATATTGAACCGTCATTTCCTGAGGAAAAAACCAACACATTAGTGTGAAAAGTTGGTCCATGGATCTTTGCGTACAGATCTGCctttaaagtgtaccaatagTTCAAAACTTTTGGCAGCGTTGGAAAGGGGTTGCCGTTATCTTGTTAAAGTCAGTAGTTTTCTTGATCAGGGGCCGCTGaacgtttgtttttgttttattttgttttgttttgtttgtttgtttttgtttgtttgtttgcttgtttgttgttggtttttttttttttttggggggggggatatgacGGCCAACGGGGTCACGGGTCAATCATACCCCACTCTTCGACGGAAAGAATCTCTGGGCATAACTTTCTGGAGTCAATAATTTTAATGTCGTTTTGTTCCTATTTTCGGGGGGTTttcggttttttgtttttcatttttagagcCAAAAAAGGGGTCCCCCATCCGGGCCAACCCGATTCTGCTGCCCCCGTTTATCACTATAATTATGATGAGCACACTAACTTACAACATTCCTTTTATCATTCCGCCACAGTGTTGATTCCTCTTAAATAGGAAACGCTTGTGGAGTAATCACTTCTAGCAAAATCTGCTTGACAGGATAATGATTATGTGCAAAATACGCCCAAACTGAGAGCACgttcataaaaataaaacaaaatgttcagGGGTTTTTTCAGCTTGCAAGTTTTAATGGTTTTCTCCAAGACATTTCgttcattgttttgttgttgtttttttattacaaaaaattGATGAGTTCAGCGATCGAGTGCAATGCATATCATAATGAACAATCTATACCTCAACTTTGTGAATCTTGCGAGCCACTCCCACACGTTCCCCCAGAAAGGCGAGCATGATGACGCTAGCTACTCCAGTTAGCATCACGTACCCGAAATCGGCTGAAAGAGTTACTGTTGCCATGGTTGCGAAGACTGAGCAGTATCACAGGATGTAGGAAATCTCTGCAAAAGCGTTAACTGTCAGGAacaacagaaaagaagaagaagaagagtgaaaaaaaaaatcatatcaacataacacaaagaaacaacatGTCTAACTGAAGTTAGATTCCATTTCTGATCGTGTTTTACCCGTTCTTGATAAACTGAAATAATGACATCAAGAAAAGAATATTGAGAACAATAAAAGGGTTGATACCTGATAAGATATTTTGCTAATAGGCGGCTTTGCATTGCCCGTTAAAGGGGGAAATGTATTCATTGCTTTCAAGATTCTGTCAACATTAGTATCATTGTTTAGGACAAATCAAGATACGCACAATAAACAGTACTATACACAAGCCGTGCCAGCTACCTGAATTCTAAGGACTGTCGTGTGCCACCATGTGATattccaatttcaaatttttttccTTGCGTGGGTcgaaataattatgttatggAGATTTGGTGGGACAGAATTTCGGATTATTGACTTTTAGATCGCAGAGTATACTAAGCACTCGACTCTTCTCTGTTTATCCAAACCAATCGTTTCAAGCCTTCATCTTGCACGACTAAAGAAGtgtaagaaatatatatactgtatatatatatatatatatatgtatatataaggatccagagggggcgcaccgggcgcgcgccccctcttca
The sequence above is drawn from the Diadema setosum chromosome 19, eeDiaSeto1, whole genome shotgun sequence genome and encodes:
- the LOC140242589 gene encoding glutathione S-transferase 3, mitochondrial-like, with translation MATVTLSADFGYVMLTGVASVIMLAFLGERVGVARKIHKVEYPMMYSPDNMLFNCYQRAHQNTLENYPQFLMLLFLAGIGFPRAASVCGLVWIVSRFSYAYGYYTGDPAKRLRGVYGYIGLLGLLGLSITNALRLLEIV